One Bremerella alba DNA segment encodes these proteins:
- a CDS encoding sulfatase family protein encodes MRLVTTSLLALAIVVGLVTAEAHAADQPNVVILLSDDQRWDDYSFLGHDVIETPNIDRLASQSLVYERGYVPTSLCRPSLASLITGLYPHQNGITGNDPAEDKRTQAGRDVLVNRFQENPRLAEILGQHGYLSFQSGKWWEGNFSTGGFTEGMSHGDVTKGGRHGDVGLTIGRKTMQPVYDFIDKAVAEDKPFFLWYAPMMPHLPHNPPQRLLEKYTQPAGRSVAVARYFAMCDWWDETCGQVLDHLDKKKIADNTVVIYLCDNGWIQLSDKGGGAVGGPRGKRSVYDGGTRTPIMIRYPGHVKPASNKTDLASSIDVVPTILDAVGIKTDYNFPGISLLDQAQVNQREAIFGEIFAHDIPDYRQPELGLHYRWIIDGDYKLIVPSGLDDGEYGPDKLALFHVSEDPEEQHNVIAKHPEIAARLDKKLNAWWNPTVKQ; translated from the coding sequence ATGCGTCTTGTGACTACTTCCTTATTAGCCCTGGCGATTGTCGTCGGCCTGGTTACTGCAGAGGCCCATGCGGCCGACCAGCCGAACGTTGTGATTTTGCTTTCCGATGATCAACGCTGGGATGACTATTCCTTCCTCGGCCACGATGTGATCGAAACGCCGAATATCGATCGCTTGGCCAGTCAGTCGCTGGTTTATGAACGCGGCTACGTGCCTACTTCGCTTTGTCGGCCATCGCTGGCAAGCCTGATTACGGGCCTGTATCCGCATCAGAATGGGATCACCGGTAACGATCCGGCTGAAGACAAACGAACCCAAGCGGGCCGCGATGTCTTGGTCAATCGATTCCAAGAGAACCCCCGACTTGCTGAGATCCTCGGTCAGCACGGGTACCTCAGTTTTCAGTCGGGTAAATGGTGGGAAGGGAACTTCTCAACCGGTGGTTTTACCGAAGGAATGTCTCACGGAGACGTGACCAAAGGGGGCCGCCACGGGGACGTAGGACTCACAATCGGCCGCAAGACGATGCAACCGGTCTACGACTTCATTGATAAAGCAGTCGCCGAAGACAAGCCGTTCTTCTTGTGGTACGCACCGATGATGCCCCACTTGCCGCACAACCCTCCTCAGCGGCTCCTTGAAAAGTACACCCAGCCGGCGGGACGCTCGGTTGCAGTCGCAAGGTACTTCGCAATGTGCGATTGGTGGGATGAAACATGCGGTCAGGTACTCGATCACCTCGACAAGAAAAAGATTGCTGACAACACCGTCGTGATCTATCTGTGCGACAACGGTTGGATTCAGCTTTCCGACAAAGGGGGCGGAGCCGTGGGGGGACCACGAGGCAAACGCTCGGTCTACGACGGTGGTACGCGAACACCAATCATGATCCGCTATCCCGGTCACGTGAAGCCCGCAAGCAACAAGACGGACCTGGCAAGCAGCATCGACGTGGTCCCCACCATTTTAGACGCTGTCGGCATTAAAACGGATTACAATTTCCCAGGTATCAGCCTGTTGGATCAAGCCCAGGTCAATCAGCGCGAAGCCATATTCGGCGAGATCTTTGCACACGATATTCCCGACTATCGCCAGCCTGAATTAGGGCTCCATTATCGCTGGATCATCGATGGCGATTACAAGCTGATCGTTCCCAGCGGCTTAGACGATGGGGAATATGGGCCTGACAAACTCGCGTTGTTTCATGTCTCTGAAGATCCAGAAGAGCAGCACAACGTGATCGCAAAGCACCCAGAAATCGCCGCCCGGCTAGACAAAAAGCTGAATGCCTGGTGGAACCCAACCGTGAAGCAATAA
- a CDS encoding sulfatase family protein, whose protein sequence is MPSSIPFHHFNPHRQLASLLVALSFVGLSLGLENRAHSAEPDSSPNVVFILIDDMRFDAMGFMGHPFLKTPQIDAMAANGANFTNAFVTTSLCSPSRASILTGQFMHNHGVVDNNDTDMSETIFFPQYLQKAGYQTGFFGKWHMGGGTDAPRPGFDQWVSFRGQGHYTPPGPKWTLNINGKSVPQKGYITDELTDYAVDWLNTLDRDKPFFLYLSHKAVHARFEPAERHKDLYSDVEIEAPASQADTEENYAGKPMWVKNQRNSWHGVDFPYHSSLNIKDYYRDYCRCMNAVDDSVGRVREYLKEHDLADNTVVMLMGDNGFLFGEHGLIDKRNAYEESMRVPLVIEAPGILSPNTTVDAVVANIDIGPTVLDLAGQTTPEQMDGMSFVRIASGKMDSKDWRKHLLYEYNWEWNFPHTPTMFALRGERYKFIQYHGIWDTDELYDLENDPHEMNNLINEPGLQSTARDMRNALNRELKQREAMQVPFGAKRGTGANLRRESGTKAAEFPETVLREKEAKQ, encoded by the coding sequence ATGCCCTCGTCGATCCCATTCCACCACTTCAACCCACACCGTCAACTAGCGTCGCTGCTGGTTGCGCTATCATTTGTCGGCCTGTCATTGGGCCTGGAAAACAGGGCACACTCTGCGGAGCCTGACAGCTCACCGAACGTCGTGTTTATTTTGATCGATGACATGCGTTTCGACGCGATGGGCTTCATGGGGCATCCCTTTTTGAAGACACCCCAGATCGATGCCATGGCGGCTAACGGAGCCAACTTCACCAACGCGTTTGTCACGACCTCGCTTTGCTCGCCCAGCCGTGCTTCGATTCTTACCGGACAGTTCATGCACAACCATGGTGTCGTCGACAACAACGATACGGACATGAGCGAAACGATCTTCTTCCCGCAGTACTTACAGAAAGCCGGTTATCAAACAGGCTTCTTCGGTAAGTGGCATATGGGCGGAGGGACCGACGCGCCTCGCCCCGGTTTCGATCAATGGGTCAGCTTTCGTGGGCAAGGACATTACACACCGCCGGGCCCCAAATGGACCTTAAACATCAACGGCAAGTCGGTTCCGCAGAAGGGATACATCACCGACGAACTGACCGACTACGCCGTCGATTGGTTGAATACGCTCGATCGTGATAAACCTTTCTTCTTGTATCTCTCGCATAAAGCCGTTCATGCTCGGTTTGAACCGGCCGAACGTCACAAGGATCTTTACTCCGACGTCGAAATCGAAGCGCCTGCGTCTCAGGCCGATACCGAGGAGAACTACGCCGGCAAGCCGATGTGGGTAAAGAATCAACGCAACAGCTGGCACGGCGTTGATTTCCCTTACCACTCTTCGCTGAATATCAAGGACTATTACCGCGACTATTGCCGCTGCATGAATGCCGTTGACGACAGCGTGGGACGCGTGCGAGAGTACCTGAAAGAACATGACCTGGCCGACAATACGGTGGTCATGCTGATGGGCGATAATGGCTTTCTGTTTGGCGAACACGGCTTGATCGACAAACGCAATGCGTACGAAGAATCGATGCGAGTTCCCTTGGTGATCGAAGCCCCAGGGATTCTGTCGCCCAACACGACAGTCGACGCGGTGGTGGCGAACATCGATATTGGTCCGACAGTTCTCGACCTGGCCGGACAAACAACGCCAGAGCAGATGGACGGCATGAGTTTCGTCCGTATCGCCTCGGGCAAGATGGACTCAAAAGATTGGCGAAAGCATCTGCTGTACGAGTACAACTGGGAATGGAATTTCCCGCACACGCCGACCATGTTCGCACTGCGGGGAGAACGCTATAAATTCATTCAGTACCATGGAATATGGGACACGGACGAACTGTACGATCTTGAAAATGATCCTCACGAAATGAATAACTTGATCAACGAACCGGGCCTACAAAGCACCGCGCGTGACATGCGAAATGCGTTGAATCGAGAGCTTAAGCAGCGTGAGGCTATGCAAGTACCCTTTGGGGCCAAACGAGGCACCGGGGCGAACTTGCGAAGAGAGTCCGGCACGAAAGCTGCCGAGTTCCCTGAAACGGTACTTCGTGAGAAAGAAGCCAAACAGTAA
- a CDS encoding APC family permease, translated as MTQPPGELRRELGIPAAVITGLGSILGTGVFVSIGIAAGVAGESVVIAIVVAALVAICNGLSSAQLAANHPVSGGTYEYGYRWLNPSLGFLAGWMFLWAKSASAATAALGFSGYLLPLVIGDSRFFLIPLALLGLIVLTVIVLGGIRRTSQINALIVGMTIFVLLAFVYLGNYSSSSSHSLDFNEFWPANHSFAAFAQAVGLMFVAYTGYGRIATLGEEVTAPRRTIPIAVIVTLGISMLLYFLVAITALRNVDTETFSQYSSQGAAPLEMVARQFDLPGSAALMTLGAVTAMLGVLLNLLLGLSRIVLAMGRRGDMPRGLSLVTPTSGVPWTATIAVAVLIGAIICVGSVKLAWSFSAFTVLIYYAITNLCALQLKADERLYPRIIPVLGLVSCLALSFWVEREMWFVGIGLLGAGLVWHQVARQLTRRNTAGHDSAK; from the coding sequence ATGACGCAACCCCCAGGCGAACTCCGCCGCGAACTTGGCATCCCAGCGGCGGTCATTACCGGACTCGGGTCCATTCTCGGCACCGGAGTCTTTGTGAGCATCGGCATCGCGGCTGGCGTGGCCGGAGAATCGGTTGTCATAGCGATTGTTGTCGCCGCGCTGGTGGCCATCTGCAATGGACTTAGCAGCGCTCAACTGGCAGCCAATCATCCTGTCAGTGGAGGAACGTACGAATATGGCTATCGGTGGTTGAACCCTAGCTTAGGATTTCTCGCCGGCTGGATGTTCTTATGGGCCAAGTCGGCCTCCGCAGCCACTGCGGCGCTGGGGTTTTCCGGGTATCTGCTGCCGCTTGTCATCGGCGACAGTCGCTTCTTCTTGATTCCACTGGCCTTGTTGGGATTGATCGTTCTGACAGTGATCGTATTGGGGGGAATCAGGCGGACATCCCAAATTAATGCGTTGATCGTGGGAATGACGATTTTCGTTTTGCTGGCCTTCGTCTATCTAGGAAACTATTCCTCTTCTTCATCCCATTCGCTCGATTTCAACGAATTTTGGCCAGCCAATCACTCGTTCGCTGCGTTTGCTCAGGCAGTCGGATTAATGTTCGTAGCGTATACCGGCTACGGTCGAATCGCCACGCTGGGTGAGGAGGTCACAGCCCCTCGGCGAACCATTCCCATCGCCGTGATTGTGACGCTGGGAATATCAATGCTGCTTTACTTTCTCGTGGCGATCACGGCGCTGCGAAACGTCGATACCGAAACATTTTCGCAATATTCCAGCCAAGGCGCGGCCCCGTTAGAGATGGTGGCCCGGCAGTTTGATCTTCCTGGTTCGGCCGCGCTGATGACCCTCGGCGCGGTAACGGCCATGCTGGGCGTGCTATTGAATTTACTCTTAGGGCTTTCGCGAATTGTGTTGGCTATGGGACGCCGCGGAGACATGCCGCGCGGTCTTTCCCTGGTGACGCCGACCAGCGGCGTTCCGTGGACGGCGACAATCGCCGTAGCTGTCTTGATTGGAGCAATCATTTGCGTTGGTAGCGTGAAGCTGGCCTGGTCGTTTAGTGCGTTCACGGTATTAATCTATTATGCGATCACCAACTTGTGTGCTTTGCAATTGAAAGCCGATGAACGCCTTTATCCTCGCATCATTCCCGTTCTAGGATTGGTCTCTTGCTTGGCGCTTTCTTTTTGGGTCGAACGCGAGATGTGGTTTGTCGGAATCGGTTTACTCGGGGCAGGGCTTGTCTGGCATCAAGTAGCTCGGCAACTGACGCGGCGCAACACGGCGGGCCACGATTCAGCAAAATAA
- a CDS encoding AraC family transcriptional regulator → MKSSMGAELALAELFDYLPDVYLYVKDREGRFIAANQSLWKIRGFESEGQMLGKTDLDLHPRYLAERFMAEDQQVMESGTSLPNQIWLVPGKPGELKWFISSKTPLRSATGEIIGISGVMRDLEKVKSVAISFDALEKVVNYVLRNYEQPLRVNELAGMVHLSVSQFDRRFKALYHMTPQQYILRVRLHAACHDLLASRGTIAQIATACGFYDQSYFTKQFRKHLGVSPSDYRVRYQDSPGQLSDSLGLTPLLPS, encoded by the coding sequence ATGAAATCTTCTATGGGTGCCGAACTGGCCCTTGCCGAATTGTTTGACTATCTTCCCGACGTTTATCTTTACGTTAAGGATCGTGAAGGTCGGTTTATCGCCGCGAATCAGTCTCTGTGGAAAATTCGCGGGTTCGAGTCCGAGGGCCAGATGCTCGGCAAGACCGATCTCGATCTTCATCCACGCTATCTGGCCGAGCGGTTTATGGCGGAAGATCAACAGGTGATGGAGTCTGGCACATCGCTGCCGAATCAAATCTGGCTCGTTCCCGGCAAACCAGGCGAGCTGAAGTGGTTCATCTCCAGCAAGACACCGCTGAGATCGGCCACTGGCGAAATCATCGGTATTTCTGGGGTGATGCGCGACTTGGAGAAGGTCAAATCGGTGGCAATCTCGTTTGATGCCCTCGAGAAGGTCGTCAATTACGTGCTACGAAACTATGAACAGCCGTTACGCGTGAACGAGCTTGCCGGAATGGTTCATCTTTCGGTAAGCCAGTTTGATCGTCGCTTCAAAGCCCTCTATCACATGACTCCGCAGCAGTACATATTGCGCGTACGACTTCACGCAGCTTGTCACGATCTGTTAGCCTCGCGAGGGACGATCGCCCAAATTGCAACGGCCTGTGGTTTCTACGATCAAAGCTACTTCACCAAACAATTTCGCAAGCACTTGGGGGTCTCGCCCAGCGACTATCGAGTAAGGTATCAAGATTCGCCGGGCCAACTTTCCGATTCCCTAGGCCTCACGCCGCTGCTCCCCTCCTGA